TACCTGACAGGCAGGTCCTGCAGCTGCACCGCGTGGTCCATGAAATACCCTGGgtggggggacacggggtgaCCCCCAAATCCGTCTGCTCCCCCTTTCTCCACTTTTTACCTCCTATTTTTTAGGATTTTCCTCATATTCTTCTGCagttttctcccattttccccttagttctccccctcctcctggGTTTTCCCGATTTCCCCCCGTTTTCCCCCGTTCCCCACCTGCAATTCCCACCTCCGAGGTCCCGGCCAGGCACAGATCCTCGAAGCGCGCGGGGTCGATGGTGTAAACCTGGGAGGGGGCGGCGCTGGGCTGGACCCCGCAGCCCtcctggggggcacaggggggtcACCCGGGGCCGCAGGGGGGCCGGGGGTGGGTCtcagggggctcggggggggggCACTCACAAAAACGGCTCCGCGCAGCAGGTCCGGCACCGTCATGGGCAGGAAACCCTGGGAAAAAGGGAGATCGGGGGACTCCgacccccctgggacccccagaccATCCCTAAACcctccctgggaccccccagatcctccctgggacccccccgACCATCCCAAACCCTTCCTGGATCCACCCAGACCATCCCAAACcctccctgggacccccagaccATCCCAGGCCTTtcctgggaccccccagacccTCCTGGATCCCCCCGGAGCCTCCTTGGATGCCCCCAGACCATTCCAGACcctccctgggacccccccaagGTGCCCCCCACCTTGCTGAGCAGTTTCTGCAGGGTGAAGGTGACGAGGgcgtgctggagcagagccccgGCCCCGCACAGGTAATAGGAGCGATGGCCCGACACGTGggacaggcgcctgtggggtgGGGGACACGTGGTACAggtgtgggacagggctgggacaggactgGTGTGgcccaggtgtgtgccaggtgtgcccctgcaggggctgctcacCTCTGCCGGATGATGTCCAGCccctcccccagctccaggtGTCCCTTTGGCTCAAAATCAAAcactgggggaggggagggggcacctCTGTCACTCCTGTCACCTGGgtgaccccagaccccccaaatacccccccagacccccccagtACCCCCCCAATACATcccagacccccaaaacctGTCCCCCAGACCCTCTAAACTCCCCCCAGACCCTCCCAAAGCCCCCAGACCCTCCAAATGCCCCCCCCCCAAGGacccttctcctccttccccacaACAAGAAGcgcccccaggacccccccaaagaCCCCCCCCAGCCCTCACCTGGTTTCTCACCAACCACCTCGAGCAGCCGGGCCTGGCTCTGGTCCCCGACGGGCTGGGGGGCACaaaggggggtttggggggcacaaaggggggtttggggggcacaAGGGCGGTTTGGGGGGGCACaaaggggggtttggggggcacaaggggggtttggggggcacaaggggaggtttgggggtgCCAGGAGACCCCCAGGGCATAGCAGAGGCGGGgcaggggggttttggggggtgtttgggggtctcagcacagctgggtgggcttggggtgattttggggaggtttttggggtgattttggttgattttggggtgatttcgggGTTCTCACCACAGCGGGGTGCGTCCTGTTGGGCTgagtgattttggggtgatttgggggtgatttggggggTCTCAGCACAGCGAAGTGGGCTCTGTTGGGCTGGGTGGGTTCTGGGTGATTTcagggtgattttggggtctcACCACAGCGGGGTGGGTTCTGTTGGGCTGGGtgggtttggtgggttttggttgtttttggggtaattttggggaggtttttggggtgttttcagGGGTCTCACCACAGCGGGGTGCGTCCTgttgggcagctgcagggccccCAGGTAGaacctctgctccagctcagcctcctCGGCCTCCAGCACCCGCAGCTGCTCCCGGAGgctccggccccgctcccgcagcGCCGCCAGCTCCGGGTGCTGCCACAGGGCCACCGTGAGGGCCTGGGGGGCCACCAacccccccccggccccccccaAAACTCCATTCCTACCGTCTTGGCCGCTGCCTTGTCGTGGGAGGCCTGGAGAGGGGGTGGAAAGGAGTCAGGGGGTCcttgggggggtctgggggtggtggggtggttcaggggggtcctgggggggttccaggaggggctgagcgGGGGGCAGAGGGACGCagtggagatttggggggggtcccagggaggGGTCTCACCATGATCTCGCGCACCCCCTGAGCCACGCGCCCCTTCTCGGCCTCCAGCCGGGCGATGCCATCGCGGACCTGCCCCAGCCGCGACCACGTCCGTACCTGAAGGGCGTGGCAAGGGCGTGGCTCGGGTGGGCGTGTCCCGCCACACCCAAACGGGGTCACCGGGGAAGCCACGCCCCCTGCCCACACGCAGGCCCCGCCCACCGCCGCTCCCGCCACTCACGATCTCGCGGAGCGCGGCGCCCCCTAGCGGCCCGCGCCGCCGCTCCAGGTCGCGCTCGCTGAGGGCGCTCACGTCGAGCCGCGGCCGCGCGCTCAGCCCCTCCCGCACGTGCTCGTAGAGGCGGCTCCGCCCcgcgggagcggccccggcggcgggagcggggcccggccccggagcggcccccgcggcccccgcgccgcccggccCGCGCCGCCCGGCCCGCCGCCAGCAGCGCCCGGcgcgccgccatcttggccACCCGTGTGAGGGGAGTCACGTGGGGgagccgggggcggggccgggcgcgcgcTCGCGGAACGCGCACGCGCGCACACCCTCCCCTCACGGCGGGCGGGCTCGGCCACGCCCACTTTCGTCCCGGCCACGCCCCCGGCCTCGGTCCCAAAGGGCTGCGGGTCCGGTGACCCCGGTGACCCCGGAGTGACCACCCAGTGACACCCCCCATGACCCCCCCGTGACCACAGTgacaccccagtgtcccctcatgATCACAGTGACCCCTGTGACCCCGGAGTGACCCCCCCCCATGACCCCCACGTGACCTTAGTGGCCCCCATGACCCCCCGTGACCACAGTgacaccccagtgtccccccagtgccccccagtgacCCCCTCATGATCACAGTGACCCCTGTGACCCCCACGTGACCTCAGTGACACCCCTGTGGCACCCCCATGACCCCAGTGACACTCCAGGGTCACCCCAGTGACCCCCGTGTCACCTCAGGGCCCTTCCCAGTCTCCCCGTgacccctcccagtgcctccagTGTCTTCACCACCATTCCCAGTGTCCCTACAACCCCTCCCAGTATCCTCACCACTCTTCCCAGTACTTCCACTGTCCCCATGACCCCTCCCAGTCTCCCCATgacccctcccagtgcctccagTGTCTTCACCACCCCTCCCAGTCTCCCCATgacccctcccagtgcctccagTGTCTTCACCACCCCTCCCAGTCTCCCCATGACTCCTCCCAGTACCCCCACCAcccctcccagtgtcccaccCGCATTCCTATTCCCCCACCACCACTCCACACCACACCACCGCGTCACCAAATCCGCTTTAATCCCGATTTCACGCCCCCGGCCCGCTCCCATCCCCTCCCGAGGGGTGACCCCAGGACCCCCGGAGCCGGgccgggggtccccgggggtcccGCGCTCACTTCTTGGGCTGCACGTGGGCGCAGTCGTACTTGCCGCGCACCACGGTGAGCTTGACGCCGGGCAGGTCCTGCGTGCGCccgccctgcagcagcaccatgtGGTGCTCCTGCAGGCCGTGGCCCTCGCCGGCACGAAGGCCACGGCCTCGCGGCCGCCGCTCATCCGCACGCGCACGCAGCGCCGGTTGGCCGAGTTGGGCTTCTTGGGCTTGCGGATCAGGTTCTTGAGCACCACGGCCTTGAGCTGCGGCCGGCCCAGCGTGGGCCCCAGGCGGCGCGgagggggcgcggggcggcccTGCCGGTGCAGCTGGTTCAGGGTGGCCATGGGGCAGGAGGGCGCGGGGGGCGGCAGGAGCGGGCCCGCGCCTGTGGGGGGACACGACacggggggttttggggtttgggtttttgggtttttttggggttttttttttgtttttgttttttttttgtgttttttggggggttttttggggttttttttgggttttttttgggtttttttggtttttttttaggggttttttgggtttttttggtggttttggggggtgttttgagtttgtttttttatttttgggggttcttttgagtttttttttttgaggtttttgggttgtgttttttttgggggggtttggggttttgggggggtttggggggttttttttaattttttgggggggtttgggggggtttttagggggtttttgggatttttgggggggtttttgggttttttttggggggggttcttttggggtttattgggggggttttttgggggatttttttggtttttttaggggttttttgggttttttggtggttttgggggagggttttgaggttttttttttatttttgggggttcttttgagggtttttttttgaggtttttgggtttgttttttttttgggggggggttggggttttgggggggtttgggtttttttttaattttttggggggttttttagggttttttttacttttggggggttttttgggttttttttggggggggttcttttggggtttattgggggggttttttggggtttgttttttgtttctttagggggttttttgggtttttttggtggttttgggggggggttgagggtttttttttatttttgggggttcttttgagttggtttttttttttgaggttttgggtttgtttttttttggggggggttggggttttgggggggtttttgggtttttttttaatttttggggggttttttagggtttttttttgatttttgggggcttttgggtttttttttggggggggttcttttgggggtttattgggggggttttttgggttttttttttaattttttggggggtttgggggtttttttagggttttttttggattttgggggggtttttggggtttttttttgggggggttcttttggggtttattgggggggttttttggggttttttttggtttttttaggggtttttgggtttttttggtggttttgggggggtgttttgagtttgtttttttattttgggggttcttttgagttggtttttttttgaggtttttgggtttgtttttttttgggggggggttggggttttcggggggtttggagttttttttttaatttttttggggggtttgggggggttttagggggtttttgggatttttgggggtttttttggggttttttttttgggggggttcttttggggtttattgggggggttttttggggtttttttttggtttttttgggggtttttttgggttttttggtggttttgggggggggttttgagtttgtttttttattttgggggttcttttgaggttttttttttttgaggtttttgggtttgtttttttttggggggggttggggttttgggggcgtttgggggtttttttttaatttttttggggggttttttaggggtttttttttggatttttggggggttttttgggtttttttttgggggggggttcttttggggtttattgggggggggttttgggttttttttttaattttttggggggtttgggggggtttttagggtttttttttatttttgggggttttttggttttttttgggggggggttctTTTGGGGTTATTGGGGGGGGttaatttttgggggggttgggggggtttttagttttttttattttgggggggtttttgggttttttttttggggggggttcttttggggtttattgggggggttttttgggggggttcgGGGGTATTTACGAACTGCAGCGCGGCAGCGAGGCGACGGCCCTCAGCACGGCGCGGAGCGACATCTCCGAGGCTCTGAGGGGAGAACGCGCGGTCAGAAGGCagcggggagcggcgggaccGGAGCCCCACAGTGTGAAGGCAGCGGGCAGCGGCGACACAGGAGCCCCCACGTTCCCCTCAGCGCGCCGCCATCTTACCCAGATCACAGCGCGCCGCACTGCGATTGGATAGCAGAGATGCCAATCTCCGTGCTTCGCGCGGTGATTGGTCAGACTGGAGAGCTGTACTCTGGAGACCCGCCCCTTCAGCAGCAACTTCCGCGTTAGGCACCGCTCCTCCTCCTATAAACCCCGCCCCTCCCCCTGTAAACCCCGCCCCCAAAGGCGGCTCCCCGCCCATATTGAGCTCCTCTCCGCCCTAGGCCACGCCTCTTA
This genomic window from Passer domesticus isolate bPasDom1 chromosome 35, bPasDom1.hap1, whole genome shotgun sequence contains:
- the LOC135288798 gene encoding LOW QUALITY PROTEIN: small ribosomal subunit protein uS12m-like (The sequence of the model RefSeq protein was modified relative to this genomic sequence to represent the inferred CDS: inserted 1 base in 1 codon), with translation MSLRAVLRAVASLPRCSAGPLLPPPAPSCPMATLNQLHRQGRPAPPPRRLGPTLGRPQLKAVVLKNLIRKPKKPNSANRRCVRVRMSGGREAVAFVPXEGHGLQEHHMVLLQGGRTQDLPGVKLTVVRGKYDCAHVQPKK